Genomic window (Planktothrix serta PCC 8927):
ATAGCCAAAATAGCCGAGTCCATTGGGATCATTCATCACTCCCTGTGCAATAATTTCGTCATCTTCACTGGCTTGATAATCGCTTCGACTTGCGCCTTCTTCCCCAACAATAGCGGCGGTAAAATAATCAAAGGTTCCTGAATCTTTACCGGGGCCATAGAGATTAATCGGTTGGTTTGGCCAGGACGAGCGAATTTGATTCCAAGTTTTAATTTGTCCTTCTGCTTGGGGTTCCCAAAGTTTCTTTAATTCCGCAACGGTGATATCCTGAGCCCAGGTATTTTGAGGATTAACTACAATCGTCAAGGCATCAAAAGCAACGGGTAATTCCAGATAAGAAATATTGTTTTTTTTACAAGCTTCTATTTCGGCTTTTAAAATGGGCCGAGAAGCATTACTGATGTCGGTTTCTCCAGCACAAAATTTTCTAAAACCTCCTCCGGTTCCTGAAAAATTAACTTTTACATCCAGATTAGAAGCAGTCTGAGCATTATATTCTTTAACAATGGTCTCAGTAATGGGATAGACGGTACTAGAGCCATCAATATGAATGGCTTTTGTCTGTTTGGTCTGACCTGGACTGCACGCCAAAAGCAGGGTAGCAGTCCCAACAGCTAAAGTTAAGGTTTTGAGAGAACTGGGCAATT
Coding sequences:
- a CDS encoding PstS family phosphate ABC transporter substrate-binding protein: MTTRLSKLPSSLKTLTLAVGTATLLLACSPGQTKQTKAIHIDGSSTVYPITETIVKEYNAQTASNLDVKVNFSGTGGGFRKFCAGETDISNASRPILKAEIEACKKNNISYLELPVAFDALTIVVNPQNTWAQDITVAELKKLWEPQAEGQIKTWNQIRSSWPNQPINLYGPGKDSGTFDYFTAAIVGEEGASRSDYQASEDDEIIAQGVMNDPNGLGYFGY